A genomic segment from Orrella daihaiensis encodes:
- the trpD gene encoding anthranilate phosphoribosyltransferase: protein MTITPSEALSRCIEHREIFHDEMLHLMRMLMRGDMSPTLAAALIMGLRVKKETIGEITAAATVMREFATPVQTPNAADLLDLCGTGGDGSNTFNISTTAMFVAAAAGVPVAKHGGRSASSPSGSVDILEALGARVDLSPEQVAQCISEIGIGFMFAQAHHSAMKHVAPIRKELGVRTMFNILGPLTNPAGAKNQMMGVFHPDLVGIQVRVLQSLGSRHVLIVHGRDGMDEASLGAATMVGELKDGEIHEYEIHPEDFGLSMTSNRSIRVTSRDESKAFVLEALNNTDGPARDIVAYNAGLAIYAGNRASSMADGIKQAFDLIASGAARDKLEQFCALTRKLAA from the coding sequence ATGACCATCACACCGAGCGAAGCCCTGTCGCGCTGCATTGAACATCGCGAGATCTTTCATGATGAGATGTTGCATTTGATGCGGATGTTGATGCGTGGCGACATGTCACCCACCTTAGCCGCCGCTTTGATCATGGGGTTGCGTGTCAAAAAAGAAACCATCGGCGAAATCACTGCGGCAGCCACCGTCATGCGAGAGTTTGCTACGCCCGTGCAGACACCGAACGCAGCCGATCTGCTTGACTTGTGCGGCACCGGTGGAGACGGTTCAAATACCTTCAATATTTCAACCACTGCCATGTTTGTAGCAGCCGCCGCCGGGGTGCCGGTGGCCAAGCATGGCGGTCGAAGTGCCTCATCCCCTAGCGGCAGCGTTGACATCCTTGAAGCCCTTGGTGCACGCGTTGATCTATCGCCCGAACAAGTGGCGCAATGCATCTCGGAAATCGGCATTGGTTTTATGTTTGCGCAGGCCCATCACAGTGCCATGAAACACGTCGCGCCAATCCGTAAGGAACTCGGCGTGCGCACCATGTTCAATATTTTGGGCCCGCTGACCAATCCGGCTGGCGCCAAGAACCAGATGATGGGCGTGTTTCACCCAGATCTTGTTGGCATTCAAGTGCGCGTTTTACAGTCGCTAGGTTCACGCCATGTTCTCATCGTTCATGGTCGCGATGGCATGGACGAGGCATCTCTCGGGGCAGCCACCATGGTCGGTGAACTTAAGGACGGTGAAATCCATGAGTACGAAATCCATCCAGAGGATTTTGGGTTAAGCATGACATCGAACCGTAGCATCCGAGTGACTTCCCGGGATGAGTCCAAAGCATTTGTACTTGAAGCACTGAACAACACTGATGGTCCAGCCCGCGACATCGTGGCCTACAATGCGGGCCTTGCAATTTACGCGGGAAATCGCGCCAGCAGCATGGCAGACGGCATCAAGCAGGCATTTGATCTCATTGCCAGCGGTGCTGCCCGTGACAAACTCGAACAATTCTGTGCGCTAACTAGGAAATTGGCAGCATGA
- a CDS encoding ABC transporter ATP-binding protein: MSNIKDPTVLRLEDLRKSYNVGLPTELEVLHGLNMTLRAHDFCALVGPSGSGKSTLLNLIGLLDQPTSGELYLLDQATRELDDEGRTQIRRESIGFVFQFHHLIEAFTAIENVLMPLMVRGGKPTEEQTAWAMHLLEAVGLKGFERKKPSQLSGGQQQRVAIARALATRPALLLADEPTGNLDTQTAAHIFELLRHFNREFGCAVLIVTHDPRLSETCDRTVTLVDGQFTGDVRHEQAGK; the protein is encoded by the coding sequence ATGTCTAACATCAAGGATCCGACTGTCTTGCGGCTAGAGGACTTGCGCAAGTCCTACAACGTGGGTTTGCCCACCGAGCTTGAAGTACTGCACGGTCTAAACATGACACTGCGTGCACACGACTTTTGTGCCTTGGTTGGCCCCTCAGGCTCTGGCAAGAGTACGTTGCTCAATCTAATTGGTTTGCTTGATCAACCCACGAGCGGCGAACTGTACCTGCTTGATCAAGCCACACGTGAACTCGATGACGAGGGTCGCACCCAGATCCGGCGTGAATCAATCGGCTTTGTATTCCAGTTTCACCACTTGATCGAGGCGTTCACTGCGATTGAGAATGTACTAATGCCCCTGATGGTCAGAGGTGGCAAACCAACTGAAGAACAGACCGCTTGGGCCATGCATTTACTTGAAGCTGTCGGTCTGAAAGGTTTTGAGCGCAAAAAACCCAGCCAACTATCCGGCGGTCAACAACAACGAGTCGCGATTGCCCGGGCACTGGCCACACGCCCAGCATTACTACTCGCAGACGAACCCACAGGCAACTTGGACACACAAACGGCAGCTCATATCTTTGAGTTGCTTAGACACTTCAATCGTGAATTTGGCTGTGCAGTGCTGATTGTGACCCACGACCCAAGACTATCTGAAACGTGTGATCGTACCGTTACGCTCGTGGACGGCCAGTTCACGGGTGATGTGCGACATGAGCAAGCGGGCAAGTAA
- the mltA gene encoding murein transglycosylase A: MTSKHRLSPLGLVVSVSAILAGCSTAPPQPAPIVAPTVSDTRTTSFRLPPLSSLPAEKPRVLKGTYVQVAWDDMPSWQSDNLQNYWANFVRNCQGLMRPTGGNLARPARANPRVWHGVCSAALNPATAPNANDEVAVRRFLQTYLVPWKLESPPGKMASGMVTGYYEPLVYGSRVRQGPYQWPLFEVPGDLLNIDLGALYPDLAGKRVRGKLDGNRVVPYDSRTELNNPNRQPPAIVWVNDPVDNFFLQVQGSGRVYLQEGPGAGTTIRLAYANHNGHPYRSIGRWLVDQGELKLNQASMQNIRAWARKNPNRVQEMLNANPAVVFFREELIADPSEGPKGSYGIPLGAQRSIAVDTEFVPLGTPVYLMTTMPSSKTPLDRMVFAQDTGTAIKGAARADYYWGFGEEAGAMAGRMKQSGQMWLLWPKSAGAPSAQ, from the coding sequence ATGACTAGTAAACATAGGCTGTCACCACTTGGTTTGGTGGTGTCGGTTTCAGCGATTCTGGCGGGCTGCTCGACGGCACCTCCACAACCAGCACCGATTGTTGCACCGACAGTGTCGGACACACGGACTACTTCATTTCGGTTGCCCCCGTTAAGCAGTCTGCCAGCCGAGAAGCCCAGAGTGCTCAAAGGCACGTATGTGCAAGTTGCCTGGGACGATATGCCGAGTTGGCAAAGCGACAACTTACAGAACTACTGGGCCAATTTTGTACGTAACTGTCAGGGCCTGATGCGCCCGACTGGCGGTAATTTGGCTCGACCGGCGCGTGCCAATCCGCGTGTGTGGCATGGTGTCTGTTCAGCGGCCTTAAACCCGGCGACAGCGCCAAACGCGAATGATGAAGTGGCTGTGCGACGCTTTTTACAGACCTATTTGGTACCTTGGAAATTGGAATCCCCGCCAGGCAAAATGGCCAGTGGTATGGTGACCGGCTACTACGAACCATTGGTTTACGGTTCACGGGTGCGCCAAGGTCCTTATCAGTGGCCGCTATTTGAGGTGCCGGGCGATTTATTGAATATTGATCTTGGTGCGCTTTACCCAGATCTTGCGGGTAAACGGGTACGTGGCAAGCTCGATGGCAATCGTGTCGTGCCTTATGACAGTCGTACCGAATTGAACAATCCTAACCGCCAGCCACCAGCCATCGTGTGGGTCAACGATCCGGTCGATAACTTTTTTCTGCAGGTGCAAGGCTCGGGCCGTGTCTACCTCCAGGAAGGACCGGGTGCTGGCACTACTATCCGTTTGGCCTACGCCAATCATAATGGTCATCCCTACCGATCAATTGGCCGGTGGCTGGTTGATCAAGGCGAGCTCAAGCTGAATCAGGCTTCCATGCAAAATATTCGTGCCTGGGCCAGAAAAAATCCCAACCGTGTTCAGGAAATGCTCAATGCCAACCCGGCCGTGGTTTTTTTCCGGGAAGAGTTGATTGCTGATCCTAGCGAAGGGCCAAAAGGTTCATATGGCATCCCACTCGGTGCGCAGCGCTCAATCGCAGTGGATACGGAGTTTGTGCCTCTGGGTACACCGGTGTATTTGATGACCACCATGCCTTCCTCTAAAACTCCACTAGACCGGATGGTGTTTGCTCAAGATACAGGCACCGCAATCAAAGGTGCGGCTCGTGCGGACTACTATTGGGGATTTGGTGAAGAGGCTGGCGCCATGGCCGGGCGCATGAAGCAGTCTGGCCAAATGTGGTTGCTGTGGCCCAAGTCTGCCGGGGCGCCAAGCGCTCAATAA
- a CDS encoding anthranilate synthase component II produces the protein MLLMLDNYDSFTYNLVQYFGELGEDVRVYRNDQITLEEIEALAPDHICVSPGPCSPAEAGISVPLIKHFAGKVPILGVCLGHQSIGAAFGGRIIRAKELMHGKTSEITHQGTDVFANLPSPYTVTRYHSLAIERETLPECLIVTAQTADGEIMGIRHRDLPIYGVQFHPESILTEHGHALLQNFLKLPTPAASAA, from the coding sequence ATGTTGCTCATGCTCGACAACTACGATTCATTTACCTACAACCTGGTGCAGTATTTTGGGGAGCTCGGTGAAGACGTGCGTGTTTATCGCAACGATCAGATCACTCTTGAAGAAATCGAGGCACTCGCGCCAGACCATATCTGTGTCTCACCAGGTCCTTGTTCACCAGCCGAGGCTGGTATCTCGGTGCCATTGATCAAACACTTTGCTGGCAAAGTACCGATTCTTGGCGTCTGCCTCGGTCATCAGTCAATTGGTGCAGCGTTTGGTGGTCGAATCATTCGTGCCAAAGAATTGATGCACGGTAAAACCTCTGAAATCACCCACCAAGGTACAGATGTCTTTGCCAATCTGCCATCACCTTACACGGTGACTCGCTATCACTCACTGGCCATTGAACGTGAAACGCTGCCCGAGTGCCTGATTGTCACGGCCCAGACTGCCGACGGTGAAATCATGGGTATCCGACACCGCGACCTCCCCATCTACGGGGTGCAGTTTCACCCGGAATCCATTCTGACAGAACACGGCCATGCGCTTTTACAAAACTTTCTAAAACTGCCCACTCCTGCGGCAAGCGCAGCCTGA
- a CDS encoding FAD-dependent monooxygenase has protein sequence MKQNMIVCGAGIVGMATALGLARAGVKDVMLLGPAPKLPLMDRNTFHPRVYAISAASEKFLSELGVWSLMNTERVTRVEAMEIKGDAFGALYLRAWQAAQTSLTWIVESGEIERVLQQALKVYGVHWIEDTLEAFERGCGQTNRGTELQASLWVAADGARSKLREFAGLRYDETSYDAVGVVGHLTTEFAHQASAFQWFRPEGVLGILPMPDTDDGHQVSMVWSLKTAYAETLLAMSAERQREELAESLGKATRGRLGRMTLRSQLHGFALTLASSPMIGENVALVGDAAHRVHPLAGQGLNLGLGDAQALVEVLIKREPFLSVGDPTVLRRYRRSRAQALLEMRLVTDGLKRLFDQTLPPLPWLRNAGMSLVDRIPMIKRLLIEAASRSA, from the coding sequence ATGAAACAGAACATGATCGTTTGCGGCGCTGGCATAGTTGGTATGGCGACAGCCTTGGGGCTTGCGCGTGCTGGTGTGAAAGACGTGATGTTGTTGGGGCCAGCGCCCAAGCTGCCTCTGATGGATCGCAACACATTTCATCCCCGGGTTTACGCGATTTCGGCTGCCAGTGAGAAGTTCCTCTCCGAACTTGGCGTCTGGTCGCTCATGAATACAGAGCGGGTGACTCGGGTTGAGGCGATGGAAATCAAGGGTGATGCTTTCGGTGCGCTTTATCTGCGAGCCTGGCAGGCTGCTCAGACGTCGCTGACCTGGATTGTTGAGTCGGGCGAGATTGAGCGAGTGTTGCAACAGGCACTTAAAGTGTACGGGGTGCATTGGATTGAGGACACCCTTGAAGCATTTGAGCGCGGATGCGGACAGACCAATCGTGGCACAGAACTTCAGGCTAGTCTTTGGGTGGCAGCCGATGGCGCTCGCTCCAAACTGCGGGAGTTTGCCGGTTTGCGCTATGACGAGACGTCCTATGATGCGGTGGGTGTGGTTGGTCATTTGACGACAGAGTTCGCCCATCAAGCTAGTGCGTTTCAGTGGTTCAGACCCGAGGGGGTGTTGGGGATTTTGCCGATGCCAGATACCGACGATGGCCACCAGGTGTCGATGGTTTGGTCACTAAAAACAGCCTACGCTGAAACCTTGCTTGCGATGTCTGCCGAGCGTCAACGCGAAGAACTGGCCGAGTCTCTTGGCAAGGCAACCCGAGGTCGATTGGGCCGTATGACACTGCGCAGCCAGCTGCATGGGTTTGCGTTAACCTTGGCATCCTCACCGATGATCGGTGAGAACGTGGCGCTAGTGGGTGATGCGGCGCACCGCGTCCACCCTTTGGCAGGTCAAGGGCTGAATTTGGGGTTGGGCGATGCCCAAGCTTTAGTCGAAGTCCTGATTAAACGTGAACCTTTCTTGTCAGTGGGTGATCCAACTGTTTTACGTCGCTATCGACGCTCGCGTGCGCAGGCCCTGTTGGAAATGCGTTTGGTAACCGATGGATTGAAGCGCTTGTTTGACCAAACATTGCCGCCACTGCCGTGGCTTAGAAATGCCGGCATGAGCTTGGTCGATCGCATACCGATGATTAAGCGCCTGCTCATTGAAGCAGCTTCGCGCTCGGCCTAG
- the rpe gene encoding ribulose-phosphate 3-epimerase — MTASRPLPKARLAPSILSADFTRLGEEVTNVLKAGADWIHFDVMDNHFVPNLTFGPMICEAIRPITDATIDVHLMVEPVDALVPMFAKAGANVITFHPEASRHVHRTLALIRDHGCKAGLVFNPATPLSWMDHVMDQLDIILLMSVNPGFGGQSFIESTLAKLTDARQRIDRHLDAGGQPIALEVDGGVKVDNIGRIRAAGADTFVAGSAIFGKPDYVAIIAQMRQAIANADAGQA; from the coding sequence ATGACTGCTTCCAGACCCTTACCTAAAGCCCGCTTGGCTCCCAGCATTTTATCTGCCGACTTCACACGATTGGGCGAGGAAGTCACCAATGTACTGAAAGCTGGCGCAGACTGGATCCATTTCGACGTGATGGATAACCACTTTGTTCCCAACCTGACGTTTGGTCCCATGATCTGTGAGGCAATACGGCCCATTACGGACGCCACCATCGATGTACATCTCATGGTTGAGCCCGTTGATGCCCTCGTACCCATGTTTGCCAAGGCAGGCGCCAACGTGATCACCTTCCACCCGGAAGCCTCGCGGCATGTACATCGCACTTTGGCCCTGATTCGGGATCATGGCTGCAAAGCTGGCTTGGTATTCAATCCAGCCACGCCATTGTCGTGGATGGATCACGTCATGGACCAGCTAGACATCATTTTGCTGATGTCGGTGAACCCGGGATTTGGTGGACAATCATTTATCGAATCTACGCTGGCCAAGCTAACAGATGCGCGCCAGCGGATCGATCGGCATTTGGACGCCGGCGGACAACCAATCGCCCTTGAAGTGGACGGTGGAGTCAAGGTAGACAATATCGGTCGGATTCGAGCAGCTGGAGCCGACACCTTCGTGGCGGGCTCTGCCATCTTTGGCAAGCCAGACTATGTGGCGATCATCGCCCAGATGCGCCAAGCCATTGCCAATGCAGACGCCGGACAAGCATGA
- a CDS encoding DsbC family protein, with protein MRLLKHYLMAAACLVAMPHVVAQTQAPAAATAASAPAAQSKIGQSDATTDAIKKLFSERFGNMPVQEVRYAPFGLFEVQIGNSLVYTDQAVNFVLDGHLIDATSRQDLTEQRLQELARIDFDALPKELAITQVRGDGSRKMALFEDPNCGYCKQLRRSMEGIDNLTVYTYMLPILSEDSTEKVKNVWCSDNPSATWDAWMLQGKVPAQKTCEAPLDDLVQLGRDLQVQGTPAIFFADGSRVPGAISKAELEKRLK; from the coding sequence ATGAGATTGCTCAAACACTATTTAATGGCAGCGGCGTGTTTAGTCGCAATGCCACATGTCGTAGCTCAAACACAGGCGCCGGCTGCTGCAACTGCTGCAAGCGCACCGGCAGCCCAGAGCAAGATCGGCCAAAGTGATGCCACAACCGATGCCATCAAAAAACTATTCAGTGAGCGGTTTGGCAACATGCCGGTGCAAGAGGTCAGGTATGCGCCGTTCGGACTCTTTGAGGTGCAGATCGGCAATAGTCTTGTCTACACTGATCAGGCCGTTAATTTTGTGCTTGATGGTCATCTGATCGATGCCACTAGCCGTCAGGATCTGACAGAACAGCGTTTGCAGGAGTTGGCTCGGATAGATTTCGATGCATTGCCCAAAGAGTTGGCAATCACTCAAGTTCGCGGTGACGGCTCGCGCAAGATGGCATTGTTCGAAGACCCTAACTGCGGTTACTGCAAACAACTGCGTCGCAGCATGGAGGGCATAGACAATTTGACGGTCTATACCTACATGTTGCCGATTCTCTCGGAAGACTCAACCGAGAAGGTCAAGAATGTGTGGTGCTCGGACAACCCAAGTGCAACTTGGGACGCCTGGATGCTTCAGGGGAAGGTCCCTGCACAAAAGACTTGTGAAGCGCCGCTGGATGACCTGGTGCAGCTTGGTCGAGATTTACAGGTGCAGGGAACGCCAGCGATCTTTTTTGCGGATGGTTCGCGAGTGCCAGGCGCCATCTCAAAAGCCGAGCTGGAAAAGCGCCTGAAATAG
- the apaG gene encoding Co2+/Mg2+ efflux protein ApaG — MKPYEITVQVQSQFMPEQSEPAQQHYFFAYTVRITNTGQQPAQIISRHWVIVDGNNQRQDVRGLGVVGQQPLLAPGETFEYTSGCPLKTPVGSMHGTYLCVGDDGQAFEATIPEFVLAMPRTLH, encoded by the coding sequence GTGAAACCATATGAGATAACAGTTCAGGTGCAGTCTCAGTTCATGCCAGAGCAGTCTGAGCCAGCGCAGCAGCATTATTTTTTTGCTTATACGGTGCGTATCACCAACACAGGACAGCAGCCTGCCCAGATCATCAGCCGTCACTGGGTGATTGTCGATGGCAATAACCAGCGGCAAGATGTCAGGGGCTTAGGGGTGGTTGGTCAGCAGCCATTGCTCGCTCCGGGTGAGACGTTTGAGTACACCAGTGGTTGCCCTCTAAAAACCCCGGTCGGCAGCATGCACGGTACTTACTTGTGCGTTGGCGATGACGGCCAAGCGTTTGAGGCCACGATCCCCGAGTTTGTGTTGGCCATGCCACGCACTTTGCACTAG
- a CDS encoding phosphoglycolate phosphatase codes for MNASEKAANGWQGVLLDLDGTLLDTLPDLAASANQVRAALDMPLLDEQLIRTFVGKGADNLIKRTLAGSLEARETDPTLFEKARAVFFEHYRATNGDKALIYPGVLEGLQALKDLGIPMAVVTNKPYDFSVPLLERTNLMQFMQTVIGGDTCTRRKPDPEPILQACEQLNSRPTATLTIGDSINDALAAKAAGCGVVAVPYGYNEGNPVTDLPVDGIVESVFEAVVWLQNNRPDNRPNE; via the coding sequence ATGAACGCATCGGAAAAAGCTGCCAACGGTTGGCAAGGCGTTTTGCTCGATCTCGATGGCACATTGCTAGACACCCTGCCAGACCTGGCGGCCTCAGCCAATCAAGTACGAGCAGCACTTGATATGCCCTTGTTGGATGAGCAGCTCATCCGAACGTTCGTTGGCAAAGGCGCAGACAACCTGATTAAACGCACACTGGCAGGCAGCCTCGAAGCACGTGAAACTGATCCAACCTTATTTGAGAAAGCCCGGGCCGTGTTTTTTGAGCATTACCGGGCAACCAATGGTGACAAAGCCCTCATCTACCCCGGCGTGCTGGAAGGACTCCAGGCCCTCAAGGACTTAGGCATTCCAATGGCAGTTGTCACCAATAAGCCTTATGACTTTAGCGTCCCGCTCCTAGAGCGCACTAATCTGATGCAGTTCATGCAAACTGTTATTGGCGGTGACACGTGTACCAGGCGCAAACCCGACCCTGAACCTATCTTGCAAGCCTGTGAACAGCTAAACAGCAGACCAACGGCCACCTTGACGATTGGCGATTCAATCAATGATGCTTTGGCTGCCAAAGCTGCAGGTTGTGGGGTAGTGGCGGTTCCTTATGGCTACAACGAAGGCAATCCCGTCACAGACTTGCCTGTCGATGGTATAGTTGAGTCCGTGTTTGAAGCTGTCGTTTGGTTACAGAACAATCGGCCAGACAACAGACCAAACGAGTAA
- the trpE gene encoding anthranilate synthase component I: protein MTEIEFNALAKQGYNRIPLVAETYADLDTPLAIYLKLANSGPNAGKYTCLLESVVGGERFGRYSFIGLPARTIIRARGHKTEVLTDDKVVETHEGDPLQFISEFQKRFKVALRPGMPRFAGGLAGYFGYDTVRHIEPRLGPANKPFPEGMGEGPPDLLLLQIDELVIVDNVAGRTYLLVYADPSVPEAYNKAQQRLKELRIKLRKPVDIPYSHASVVTEEIRSFDKEDYLAAVRRAKAYIEAGDLMQVQVGQVIAKPFRDSPLSLYRALRSLNPSPYMYFWNFGDFQVVGASPEILVRQEHVPGTESAEAETEVTIRPLAGTRRRGGTPEEDAALAEELQADPKERAEHVMLIDLARNDVGRVAKTGSVKVTDTMVIERYSHVMHLVSNVTGRLAPEMSNMDVLRATFPAGTLTGAPKVRAMEIIDELEPVKRGIYGGATGYLSYGGEMDVAIAIRTGIIQDGMLYVQAAAGIVADSDPEKEWMETEVKARAVLRAAEQVQNGLDSPI, encoded by the coding sequence ATGACAGAAATTGAATTCAATGCACTGGCCAAACAGGGATACAACCGGATACCGCTGGTAGCTGAGACCTATGCAGATCTGGACACACCACTGGCGATCTATCTAAAACTCGCCAATTCAGGTCCTAATGCAGGTAAATACACTTGTTTGCTTGAGTCCGTGGTGGGTGGTGAACGATTTGGACGATATTCGTTTATTGGTCTGCCAGCCCGAACCATCATTCGTGCTCGGGGACACAAAACCGAGGTACTGACAGATGACAAGGTGGTCGAAACCCATGAGGGTGATCCACTGCAGTTCATCTCCGAGTTTCAAAAGCGATTCAAAGTGGCGTTACGCCCGGGTATGCCTCGATTTGCTGGTGGCTTGGCCGGCTATTTCGGATATGACACCGTCAGGCACATTGAACCGCGCTTAGGTCCAGCCAACAAACCATTTCCAGAGGGCATGGGTGAAGGGCCACCGGACCTCTTGCTGCTGCAAATCGATGAGCTCGTGATCGTAGATAATGTGGCCGGTCGCACCTATCTATTGGTTTATGCCGATCCCAGCGTACCTGAGGCCTACAACAAAGCACAGCAGCGCCTGAAAGAATTACGCATCAAACTGCGCAAACCAGTAGACATCCCATACAGTCATGCTAGTGTAGTCACCGAAGAAATCCGAAGTTTTGACAAGGAAGACTATCTCGCAGCTGTTAGACGTGCCAAGGCGTACATTGAAGCTGGCGACCTGATGCAAGTCCAGGTTGGTCAGGTAATTGCCAAGCCATTTCGAGATTCGCCATTATCGCTATACCGGGCTCTGCGCTCGCTGAACCCCTCGCCATACATGTACTTCTGGAATTTTGGGGATTTCCAGGTCGTCGGTGCATCACCAGAAATTCTGGTCAGACAAGAACATGTGCCTGGTACCGAGTCTGCAGAAGCAGAAACCGAGGTCACGATACGGCCCCTGGCTGGTACACGTCGCCGGGGCGGCACACCCGAGGAAGATGCTGCGCTTGCTGAGGAGTTGCAGGCTGACCCCAAAGAGCGTGCCGAGCATGTGATGCTGATCGATCTGGCCCGCAACGATGTTGGCCGTGTTGCCAAGACCGGGTCGGTCAAGGTCACCGACACCATGGTCATTGAACGTTATTCCCACGTGATGCACCTGGTATCCAACGTCACGGGCAGGCTCGCGCCCGAGATGAGCAATATGGATGTGTTACGCGCCACCTTCCCCGCTGGCACCCTGACTGGCGCGCCCAAGGTGCGCGCCATGGAAATCATTGATGAACTCGAGCCGGTCAAACGCGGCATATATGGTGGCGCCACCGGGTACTTGAGCTACGGCGGCGAAATGGATGTAGCCATCGCGATTCGTACCGGCATCATTCAGGATGGCATGCTGTATGTTCAAGCAGCCGCCGGCATTGTGGCTGACTCTGACCCAGAAAAAGAATGGATGGAAACCGAGGTCAAGGCACGCGCGGTGTTGCGCGCAGCCGAACAAGTTCAAAACGGCCTTGACAGCCCCATCTAA
- a CDS encoding AI-2E family transporter, producing MQNPTAIPPLVRVLLLLVLAAAVYFFSGFLVPVLAALIIGFASWPLYERLVGVIGGSTIWGASIALMVILAVLVIPLSFALYYAVTEAVAFVEWLLLANREGMVAPEWVLALPLVGDELGKYWNIYLGKPQALGDWVQAFSGQHIGDIYRIAVDTTTNVASIMLTVLFMLIALFFIYKDGKTLAGQLDLAGERLLPNRWQHFSRVVPATISSTVTGMGLIAIGEGVVLGIAYWIVGFPSPVLMGVITGVMAMVPGGAPLCFTLVSIYLVGSGDWIQGVGLFLWGSIELFIVDKTLRPRLVGGPVKLPFLPTFFGLVGGVQTMGVVGLFVGPVLMALLVAIWREWIYNLRLDKQEAVEQTTEG from the coding sequence ATGCAAAACCCCACCGCCATACCGCCGCTTGTGCGAGTACTTTTATTGCTCGTGCTAGCTGCGGCTGTTTATTTCTTTTCAGGATTTTTGGTGCCAGTTCTGGCGGCACTCATTATTGGCTTTGCCAGTTGGCCGCTCTATGAACGCTTGGTGGGGGTGATTGGTGGCAGCACGATTTGGGGTGCTTCCATTGCCCTAATGGTTATTTTGGCGGTGCTGGTGATTCCGCTTTCATTTGCGCTTTACTACGCGGTTACTGAGGCGGTGGCATTTGTGGAATGGCTACTACTAGCCAACCGTGAGGGCATGGTTGCACCCGAGTGGGTATTGGCGCTGCCATTGGTCGGCGATGAGCTCGGCAAATATTGGAATATCTATCTAGGCAAACCGCAGGCTCTGGGTGACTGGGTACAGGCGTTTAGTGGTCAACACATTGGTGATATCTATCGTATCGCCGTCGATACGACGACCAACGTTGCCTCAATCATGCTCACGGTGCTGTTCATGCTGATTGCTCTGTTCTTTATTTATAAAGACGGCAAGACTTTAGCAGGGCAGCTTGATCTGGCTGGTGAGCGTTTGCTGCCTAACCGTTGGCAGCATTTCTCGCGCGTAGTGCCAGCGACGATTAGCTCAACCGTTACCGGCATGGGATTGATCGCCATTGGTGAAGGTGTGGTGTTGGGGATTGCGTACTGGATTGTCGGGTTTCCGTCGCCTGTGCTCATGGGCGTGATCACCGGTGTCATGGCCATGGTGCCGGGCGGGGCGCCGCTTTGCTTTACGCTGGTATCCATTTATTTAGTGGGATCGGGTGACTGGATTCAAGGCGTGGGCTTATTTTTATGGGGCTCGATTGAACTATTCATCGTTGACAAGACACTCAGACCCCGGCTTGTTGGCGGGCCAGTGAAATTGCCCTTCTTGCCGACGTTTTTTGGGTTGGTGGGTGGGGTGCAAACGATGGGTGTTGTGGGCCTTTTTGTGGGTCCAGTGCTAATGGCCTTGTTGGTCGCCATTTGGCGCGAGTGGATCTACAACCTGCGGCTAGACAAGCAAGAGGCGGTAGAACAGACGACAGAAGGTTAA